In Conger conger chromosome 9, fConCon1.1, whole genome shotgun sequence, the genomic stretch cagtgtgcagtgtgtttagcAGTGCGCAGTGTGTTTAGCAGTGTGTTTGGCAGTGCGCAGTGTGtttggcagtgtgcagtgtgtttggcagTGCGCAGTGTGtttagcagtgtgcagtgtgtcgggcagtgtgcagtgagcagtgtgtttggCAGTGCGCAGTGTgtctggcagtgtgcagtgtgtttggcagTGCGCAGTGTGtttggcagtgtgcagtgagcagTGCGTCTGGCCCCAGGATGGTCAGCGCTGTGCTGTGGGTGCTGCTGTGGGTGCTGGGTGGGTCTGAGGCGCAGAGGAGTCTCCCCTCCTGCCAGCCGGATATCTACGCCCAGCTCAGGGAGCTGCGCACGCAGGTGGAGGCCGTCAGGATCGAGTGTGGAGGTGAGTCCCGCCATTATGACTGAGACTGTCCGCCAGCTGGAGCCGATCACGCCTGGGCTCGGAAACGGTATTTTCCTCCCACTtgtattgtacgtcgctctgaatgagagcatctgctaaatgcctgtaatgcactgtactgtaactaAGTGAGAGTCAAAGTGAAGGAGCCAAAATGAAGCATTAAAgtgaacactgcaaaaaaaaagactgtatTTACGAGTGTTTTTCATctcataataaaaacaattttattttttatctcaagGAGAAAATATTCGCTTGTTTTAtgtttgacaagtgaaattttctcaccccattggcagtttttttgtctcatttagcaaaaaagtaaaaaaagaaataatatacATAACATAAGTCTAAACATAAgactgttaagactgacttttTGATTTTTTTGCAGAGAAGGAGTAAAAGTGTTTTTTCAGTTTTGACGTAAGAACTCCCGGAGGCTGAAACCCTTTACTGTCATTCAGCAGAGCAagtcttttatttttgtgattttgttttacTGCTACTTTGAAGTACCTTGTGCTATGTGCTTGAAAGCTGCTATATAAAtgaagctattattattattacaatgggAGTGACCTGCCTGTGCCCTTTAGACTACTTAAGTTTGGCCGCTAACCCATTATACCACACTGCCACCTACAGGACACAGGTGGTGTGGCATTTGCAGGCAGAGAGTACATTTTAGAACACTCGCATTGCATTGGTGCAACGTTACGCATTTATTTATACACCACTTTTCAGTCAAGTCTGTAGCATAAAATGCTTTACTGAAATAAAACGGATAACCCAAATTAAAACACGGACACACCAAGCATAATTTAAAGAGAAcaaattccccaaatgtaccctgaaaggtaAATACTCTTCTTTTAGGTAGAACTAAGTACATTTCACAAGCTGAAaatgtactaattatactaataaTACTAGTTATTAATCCAATGGCAAGGGGTACATTACTTTGGGTAAGTAACAATTTAGAATCAATTCTGACTGAAagtcctgggtgtgttgaagtgtccctgagcaagatacctaacctcAAAAAATGCTcgtgacgagctggttggtgcctcgcatggcagccaatcgccggtggtgtgtgggtgtgtgtatatgaacaggtgaatgagaggcacctattgtacagtactttggataaaggcactatatgaatgccagccatttaccatttaccaagtcaGTGCAGGCATTGTGATCATACTTCTTAGTCCTTGTAAAATGCTATTTCGATATTTCCGCTATCGAAAAATTTCGCTGTCCTCGACATTTTTGCTATATTTTTGTGATGTTCATTTGTCCTTTCGTGATGTTCCTGTGACTCCTAACGTTAACTGTAACATGCCCAACCCATTTGATTCGTTGCAATGGATTTCTTAGCACATCGACCATTACACCTTGTCTCGCTGtgaaagaaaatgtgtgtgctcagtcaacctacccggcacaaagaaataaataaataaattcataaatattgtCTGATATTTGCAATTTTGTCACTATGTAAAGCACCTATACAAAAAAGCTCTATACATTGTTCAACACTTCAACTGAATTGAACTCCTTTGAGCCATTTCACGATGTTCTCTCGATGTTCTCTCGATGTTCTCTGCAGACGCCCCGGTCGTGGCCTTCACCGCCTCATTGGTGGATGCAGGACATGGGCACTATGGGCCTTTCAACACCAACGCTGTTTTGGTGTTAAGAAACGTCCTCACGAACAGAGGCAACGCCTACAGCCCAACCACAGGTAAAAAGCGAGCGCGCAGCATCAAAGACATTCTGTGCTGAAGGAGACCCGTTTCACATTGTCCACTTTCTGACCCCAATCAGTACATCCGTGTAAAGAGGTCCAATTTACATTTATCCCTGGGAGTGATGCAATGTATTAGggaagtaatgtaatgtgttatgggagtaatgtaatgtgttaggggagtaatgtaatgtaatgtaatgaaatatgtgTTAGGGgagtaaagtaatgtaatgaaatgtaatgtgttatgggagtaatttaatgtaatgtaatgaaatataatgtgttatgggagtaatgtaatgtaatgaaatatgtgttaggggagtaatgtaatgtaatgtgttaggggagtaatgtaatgaaatgaaatatgtgttaggggagtaatgtaatgtaatgaaatatgtgttaggggagtaatgtaatgtaatgtaatataatgtgttaggggagtaatgtaatgtaatatgttaggtatgtaatgtaatgtactgtgttAGgtgggtaatgtaatgtaatgtaatgtactgtgttaggggagtaatgtaatgtaatatgttaggtgggtaatgtaatgtaatgtactgtgttatgggagtaatgtaatgtaatgtaatataatgtgttaggggagtaatgtaatgtaatgtactgtgttAGGggagtaatgtaatataatgtactgtGTTAGGggagtaatataatgtaatataatgtaatgtaatgtaatataatgtaatataacgtGCTGCGGTGTCTCTGCAGGGCTGTTCTCGGCGCCCGTTGCCGGGCTGTACTTCTTCAGCTTCAGCAGCCTCTCCGCGGGGGCACAGCCGTGCGGCGTGGGCCTGTACAGGAACGCGGAGCGCGTGGCGACCGCATGCGACCACTCCGCCCCGGCAACGGCCCACAGCGCCGGCAACGCCGCCGTCCTGTGGCTGAAGGCGGGCGACCGCGTCTCCCTGCAGCTCGGGGCCGGCGCCATGGCCATCGACGACAGCAGCCTCCGCCAAACCACCTTCACCGGCTTCCTGGTCTCCCTCACCTGAGGCCTGGCTCACCTTCTCTATCGTCCTGGTCTCCCTCACCTGAGGCCTCCCTCATCTGAGGCCTGGCTCACCTTCTCTGTCGTCCTGGTCTCCCTCACCTGAGGCCTCCCTCATCTGAGGCCTggctctccttctctgtcttcTCTGTCGTCCTGGTCTCCCTCACCTGAGGCCTGGCTCACCTTCTCTGTCGTCCTGGTCTCCCTCACCTGAGGCCTGGCTCACCTTCTCTGTCGTCCTGGTCTCCCTCACCTGAGGCCTGGCTCACCTTCTGTCGTCCTGGTCTCCCTCACCTGAGGCCTGGCTCACCTTCTCTGTCGCCCTGGTCTCCCTCACCTGAGGCCTGGCTCACCTTCTCTATCGTCCTGGTCTCCCTCACCTGAGGCCTGGCTCACCTTCTCTGTCGTCCTGGTCTCCCTCACCTGAGGCCTGGCTCACCTTCTCTGTCGTCCTGGTCTCCCTCACCTGAGGCCTGGCTCTCCTTCTCTGTCGTCCTGGTCTCCTCCACCTGAGGCCTGGCTCTCCTTCTGTCGTCCTGGTCTCCCTCACCTGAGGCCTGGCTCACCTTCTCTGTCGTCCTGGTCTCCTCCACCTGAGGCCTGGCTCACCTTCTCTGTCGCCCTGGTCTCCCTCACCTGAGGCCTGGCTCACCTTCTCTGTCGCCCTGGTCTCCCTCACCTGAGGCCTGGCTCACCTTCTCTATCGTCCTGGTCTCACCTTCTCTGTCGTCCTGGTCTCCCTCACCTGAGGCCTGGCTCATCTTCTCTATCGCCCTGGTCTCCCTCACCTGAGGCCTGGCTCTCCTTCTCTGTCGTCCTGGTCTCCCTCACCTGAGGCCTGGCTCTCCTTCTCCGGCTCCACAGGTCCTGCCGGGGTCCCCAACCTCGGCCTTGGCAGAGCTGCTGGGCTTTTAGCTGTAGCTCAGCACTTCTGCACAGTTATATGGGTTCAAGCAGCATTCGTTTTGGATTCGAATACTTTTTcggtgctcgattgatcttgcctgccgCATTTCAGCCTGCAGCGAGGAGCCGGCGGCTGGGTTTTACACTTTCTGAATCGTTCCATTTGTACCAGTACACCGGGCAGGCTTAAGTcaagtgcagaaaagtattagaATCAAAAACAAATACCGTTTGAACCCGGGTCTGCTGTTCACCAGTAGCTCACCACAGCTAGTTTCCTTGGCCCGGATCTGAACCTGTCGCCGATTTTAAgccgaaaaaacaaaaacctgtggtTCTGTCctcacaaacaggaagtcctgCATAGCTTCCAGAAGTTTCTTCTTCCCGTGAAACCGTTTATCCGCATAACAGACGCTTTGTTCTGGACcctattagcattagcacgagTGGTGTTTTACTCTGTATTCTTTTATACGGCTGAATACACAGTAACCCTGTCCTGGAGTGGACAGGGTTACTGCTAATTGTtatactgctactgctaattgTTATGAAttaaacaatattaaaaaaaaacctttgccACTTTGTACATGCCATTCATTTGATAATTG encodes the following:
- the LOC133136734 gene encoding complement C1q tumor necrosis factor-related protein 3-like; the protein is MVSAVLWVLLWVLGGSEAQRSLPSCQPDIYAQLRELRTQVEAVRIECGDAPVVAFTASLVDAGHGHYGPFNTNAVLVLRNVLTNRGNAYSPTTGLFSAPVAGLYFFSFSSLSAGAQPCGVGLYRNAERVATACDHSAPATAHSAGNAAVLWLKAGDRVSLQLGAGAMAIDDSSLRQTTFTGFLVSLT